One region of Intestinimonas massiliensis (ex Afouda et al. 2020) genomic DNA includes:
- a CDS encoding aspartate kinase yields MGLIVQKFGGTSVADSDRIRNVARIITETYRRGHNVVVVLSAQGDTTDDLIAKAAEINPRASQREMDMLLSTGEQISCSLCAMAIEAMGYPVVSLTGWQAGFRTNSSYSNARIKTLRTERVLAELDKKKIVIVTGFQGINKYDDITTLGRGGSDTSAVALAAVLHADLCQIYTDVDGVFTADPRCVKGARKLDEITYDEMLELATLGAQVLHNRSVEMAKRYNVNLEVLSSFSGQPGTKVKEVAKTMEKPYVSGVAKDKNIARLALVGLPDKPGTAFRIFSTLARHKINVDIILQSIGRNDTKDISFTVTHSDMDKAREAMEKMKDALGFDHIDVTDDIAKVSIVGAGMINNPGVASLMFEALFNAGINIHMISTSEIKVSVLVDKSDADNAVQVIHDRFFEEYGNL; encoded by the coding sequence ATGGGACTCATTGTACAGAAGTTCGGCGGGACCTCGGTGGCGGACTCCGACCGCATCCGCAACGTGGCCCGCATCATCACCGAGACCTACCGCCGCGGACATAACGTGGTGGTGGTCCTTTCCGCCCAGGGCGACACCACCGACGATCTCATCGCCAAGGCCGCGGAGATCAATCCAAGGGCCTCCCAACGTGAGATGGACATGCTGCTGTCCACCGGCGAGCAGATCTCCTGCTCCCTGTGTGCCATGGCCATCGAGGCCATGGGCTATCCGGTGGTCTCCCTCACCGGCTGGCAGGCGGGCTTCCGCACCAACTCCTCCTACTCCAACGCCCGCATCAAGACCCTGCGGACCGAGCGGGTGCTGGCCGAGCTGGACAAGAAAAAGATCGTCATTGTCACCGGCTTCCAGGGCATCAACAAGTACGACGACATCACCACCCTGGGCCGGGGCGGCTCGGACACCTCCGCCGTGGCTCTGGCCGCCGTGCTCCATGCGGATCTGTGCCAGATCTACACCGACGTGGACGGCGTATTCACCGCCGATCCCCGCTGTGTGAAGGGGGCCAGAAAGCTGGACGAGATCACTTATGACGAGATGCTGGAGCTGGCCACCCTGGGCGCCCAGGTGCTCCACAACCGCTCGGTGGAAATGGCCAAGAGGTATAATGTCAATCTGGAGGTCCTCTCCAGCTTTTCCGGCCAGCCCGGAACCAAAGTCAAGGAGGTTGCAAAAACCATGGAAAAGCCCTATGTGAGCGGCGTAGCCAAGGATAAAAATATTGCCCGTCTGGCCCTGGTGGGCCTGCCGGATAAGCCCGGCACCGCCTTCCGCATCTTCTCCACTCTGGCCCGGCACAAGATCAACGTGGACATCATCCTCCAGTCCATTGGCCGCAACGACACCAAGGACATCAGCTTCACCGTTACCCACTCCGACATGGACAAGGCGCGGGAGGCCATGGAGAAGATGAAGGATGCCCTGGGCTTCGACCACATCGACGTCACCGACGACATCGCTAAGGTCTCCATCGTGGGCGCCGGCATGATCAACAACCCCGGCGTGGCCTCCCTGATGTTTGAGGCCCTCTTCAACGCCGGCATCAACATCCACATGATTTCCACCAGCGAGATCAAGGTCTCTGTCCTGGTGGACAAAAGCGACGCCGACAACGCCGTCCAGGTCATTCACGACCGCTTCTTCGAGGAGTACGGCAACCTGTAA
- a CDS encoding patatin-like phospholipase family protein has translation MKTGLVLEGGALRTIFSSGACDALLDGDLMPDYVVGVSAGIAYGVSYISRQKRRNLHILTNYANDKRYMGPKNLLEPDNRCYFGLKFTYETIPNELIPFDYETFAAYPGQVEAVVTNLDTGCPEYLPVPRRDEKFLVLQATCAMPLLFPIFYLDNRPYLDGGASDAIPYDRAFRMGCERVVVILTRERSYRRKPELLPAINARYRAEFPNFCDTMEARAERYNDSRERLFRLEEEGKVLLIAPEDTQGFSRTEKDVGKIMKLWKDGYDHTLSRLDEIRAFWQG, from the coding sequence ATGAAAACCGGACTGGTGCTGGAGGGCGGCGCCCTGCGGACCATCTTTTCCAGCGGCGCCTGCGACGCTCTGCTGGACGGGGACCTGATGCCTGACTACGTCGTGGGCGTGTCGGCGGGCATCGCCTACGGCGTGAGTTATATCTCCAGACAGAAGCGGCGCAACCTCCACATTCTCACAAATTATGCCAATGACAAGCGGTATATGGGGCCCAAGAACCTGCTTGAGCCGGACAACCGTTGCTATTTTGGCCTGAAATTCACCTATGAGACCATCCCCAACGAGCTGATCCCCTTTGATTACGAAACCTTCGCGGCCTATCCCGGACAGGTGGAGGCGGTGGTCACCAATCTGGACACCGGCTGCCCGGAATATCTGCCGGTGCCCCGTCGGGATGAAAAGTTCCTGGTGCTTCAGGCCACCTGCGCCATGCCGCTGCTCTTCCCCATTTTTTATCTGGACAACAGGCCCTATCTGGACGGCGGCGCCTCGGACGCCATCCCCTATGACCGGGCCTTCCGGATGGGGTGCGAGCGGGTGGTGGTCATCCTCACCCGGGAGCGGAGCTACCGCCGCAAGCCGGAGCTTCTGCCCGCCATCAACGCCCGCTACCGGGCGGAGTTCCCCAACTTCTGCGACACCATGGAGGCCCGGGCGGAGCGCTATAACGACAGCCGGGAGCGGCTGTTCCGCCTGGAGGAGGAGGGAAAGGTGCTCCTCATCGCCCCGGAGGACACCCAGGGCTTCTCCCGCACGGAAAAGGACGTGGGAAAGATCATGAAGCTGTGGAAGGACGGATACGACCACACCCTGTCCCGCTTGGATGAGATCCGGGCCTTCTGGCAGGGCTGA
- the ppk1 gene encoding polyphosphate kinase 1 produces MSELPIIDTRYTQERELSWLRFNERVLDEARDESVPLFERLKFAAIFTSNLDEFFMIRVGSIYDMTLVKKAHVDTKSGLTPAQQLAAILAAVGPLYKQRDKVVSQLETRLRACNICGLTISELDAKEKKQVERYFRDYIAPVLSPQVVDAHHPFPHLPSKSLNVAMTLRRGEGQYFGIVPIPKSLPPFLQLSERGLRYLLIEQIVQEYAGEIFDQYQVVSKAVISVTRNADISPEDEDYDVSGDFRQHMRKVLKKRARLAPVRLEIQGAADEALLSFLCQRLNLAREQVFRTKAPIDMGYVYALEDKLPPESAAALRFAPFAPRFPMGLNRGEKLIPQILRRDALLYYPYHSMDPFLQLVKEAAHDPAVLSVKITIYRLASKAKLIEYLAAAAENGKDVTVLMELRARFDEQNNIAWAERLEEAGCTVQYGFEGVKVHSKICLITRRERGHIQHITQVGTGNYNEKTAKLYTDLSLMTANPAIGADAAAFFQNMSTANLEGEYRHLLVAPNGLKDRLISLIDGETAKARSGRAARIFLKCNSVTDRELIDKLAEASQAGVDIRMNVRGICCLRPGVPGLTDRIRVFSIVGRYLEHARIFAFGAGQDQRVYIGSADLMTRNTERRVEIACPILDEGIRRQIAHYVDILCRDTEKARFLDEQGHYHPVPDEGQPPLDAQAALMEEAVRQEPPALAASPVPAARRGLLDRLFGHRRRC; encoded by the coding sequence ATGTCTGAGCTTCCGATCATCGACACCCGCTACACCCAGGAGCGGGAGCTGTCCTGGCTGCGCTTCAACGAGCGGGTGCTGGACGAGGCCCGGGACGAGTCCGTCCCCCTGTTCGAGCGGCTCAAGTTCGCCGCCATCTTCACCAGCAACCTGGACGAGTTCTTTATGATCCGGGTGGGCTCCATCTACGACATGACCCTGGTGAAAAAGGCCCATGTGGACACCAAGAGCGGCCTGACCCCCGCCCAACAGCTCGCCGCCATCCTCGCCGCCGTTGGCCCGCTCTACAAGCAGCGGGACAAGGTGGTCAGCCAGTTGGAGACCCGCCTGCGGGCCTGCAATATCTGCGGCCTGACCATCTCTGAGCTGGACGCCAAGGAGAAAAAGCAGGTGGAGCGGTACTTTCGGGATTACATCGCCCCCGTCCTCTCCCCCCAGGTGGTGGACGCCCACCACCCCTTCCCCCACCTGCCCAGCAAGTCCCTCAACGTGGCCATGACCCTGCGCCGGGGGGAGGGGCAGTATTTCGGCATCGTGCCCATCCCCAAGAGCCTGCCCCCCTTCCTCCAGCTCAGCGAGCGGGGGCTGCGCTACCTGCTCATCGAGCAGATTGTCCAGGAGTACGCCGGAGAGATTTTTGATCAGTACCAGGTGGTGAGCAAGGCGGTGATCTCGGTCACCCGCAACGCCGATATCTCCCCGGAGGATGAGGACTACGACGTCAGCGGCGACTTCCGCCAGCACATGCGTAAGGTGCTCAAAAAGCGCGCCCGGCTGGCCCCGGTCCGGCTGGAGATCCAGGGAGCTGCCGACGAGGCGCTGCTCTCCTTCCTGTGCCAGCGGCTGAACCTGGCCCGGGAGCAGGTGTTCCGCACCAAGGCCCCCATCGACATGGGCTATGTCTACGCCTTGGAGGATAAGCTGCCCCCGGAGAGCGCCGCCGCCCTGCGCTTCGCCCCCTTCGCCCCTCGCTTCCCCATGGGCCTCAACCGGGGCGAAAAGCTCATCCCCCAGATCCTGCGGCGGGACGCCCTGCTCTACTACCCCTACCACTCCATGGACCCCTTCCTTCAGCTGGTGAAGGAGGCCGCCCACGACCCGGCGGTGCTGTCTGTCAAGATCACCATCTACCGCCTGGCCTCCAAGGCCAAGCTCATCGAATACCTGGCGGCGGCCGCCGAGAACGGCAAGGACGTGACGGTGCTGATGGAGCTGCGGGCTCGGTTCGACGAGCAGAACAACATCGCCTGGGCCGAGCGGCTGGAGGAGGCGGGCTGCACCGTTCAATACGGCTTCGAGGGGGTCAAGGTCCACTCCAAAATCTGTCTCATCACGCGCAGGGAGCGGGGCCACATCCAGCACATCACCCAGGTAGGCACCGGCAACTACAACGAAAAGACCGCCAAGCTCTATACCGACCTGAGCCTGATGACGGCCAATCCGGCCATCGGGGCGGACGCCGCCGCCTTCTTTCAAAATATGTCCACCGCCAACCTGGAGGGGGAATACCGCCACCTGCTGGTGGCCCCCAACGGCCTGAAGGATCGGCTCATCTCCCTGATCGACGGAGAAACCGCCAAGGCCAGGAGCGGCCGGGCCGCCCGCATTTTCCTCAAGTGCAACTCGGTCACCGACCGGGAGCTGATCGACAAGCTGGCCGAGGCCAGCCAGGCCGGGGTGGACATCCGAATGAACGTGCGCGGCATCTGCTGCCTGCGGCCGGGGGTGCCCGGGCTCACCGACCGCATCCGGGTCTTTTCCATCGTGGGCCGCTATCTGGAGCACGCCCGCATCTTTGCCTTCGGCGCGGGACAGGACCAGCGGGTCTACATCGGCTCGGCCGACCTGATGACCCGCAACACCGAGCGGCGGGTGGAGATCGCCTGTCCCATCCTGGACGAAGGCATCCGCCGTCAGATCGCACACTATGTGGACATCCTGTGCCGGGACACCGAAAAGGCCCGCTTCCTGGACGAGCAGGGCCACTATCACCCCGTCCCCGATGAGGGCCAGCCCCCGCTGGACGCCCAGGCCGCCCTGATGGAGGAGGCCGTCCGGCAGGAGCCGCCGGCGCTGGCGGCTTCCCCCGTCCCCGCCGCCAGACGCGGGCTTCTGGACCGCCTGTTCGGCCACCGGCGCCGCTGCTGA
- a CDS encoding Ppx/GppA phosphatase family protein, giving the protein MGQQYHHRKREFIMMCGIVDLGSNTIRLSIYQYEGEHFRLLLNKKTMAGLAGYVQDGALSDGGILVACRVLSSYRALLSNFSVSEMHVFATASLRNISNTGEAVEAIRDVTGVTVEVLDGETEAALSFKGAVLPGGVPTGLLADIGGGSVELVSYRDMSITSACSLPMGSLSLYTRFVDGLFPTPEERRAIRACVSAELDRVRTGGLTCRHLCGVGGTIRAVSKLAVDVFGKDPESRILTADEIRALYKLLKKGGKDTLRQILHAAPDRVHTLLPGLLLLNAVVKAYGVETVSASSTGVREGYLMDRVLGR; this is encoded by the coding sequence ATGGGACAACAATATCACCACAGAAAGCGGGAATTCATCATGATGTGCGGCATTGTGGACCTGGGCTCCAACACCATCCGCCTGTCCATCTATCAGTACGAGGGGGAGCACTTCCGGCTGCTCCTGAACAAAAAGACCATGGCCGGCCTGGCGGGCTACGTCCAAGACGGGGCGCTGTCCGACGGCGGCATTCTGGTGGCCTGCCGGGTGCTGTCCAGCTACCGGGCCCTGCTGAGCAACTTCTCCGTCTCGGAGATGCACGTGTTCGCCACCGCCTCGCTGCGGAACATCTCCAACACCGGCGAGGCGGTGGAGGCCATCCGGGACGTGACCGGCGTCACCGTGGAGGTGCTGGACGGCGAGACCGAGGCCGCCCTCTCCTTTAAGGGCGCAGTGCTCCCCGGCGGCGTGCCCACCGGCCTGCTGGCCGACATCGGCGGCGGCTCGGTGGAGCTGGTGTCCTACCGGGACATGTCTATCACCTCGGCCTGCTCCCTGCCCATGGGCTCCCTGTCCCTCTATACCCGGTTCGTGGACGGCCTCTTCCCCACCCCGGAGGAGCGACGGGCCATCCGTGCCTGCGTGAGCGCCGAGCTCGACCGGGTCCGGACAGGAGGGCTGACGTGCCGGCACCTGTGCGGCGTGGGCGGCACCATCCGGGCGGTGTCCAAGCTGGCGGTGGACGTGTTCGGCAAGGACCCGGAGAGCCGTATCCTCACCGCCGACGAGATCCGCGCCCTCTATAAGCTGCTCAAGAAAGGCGGCAAGGACACCCTGCGGCAGATCCTTCACGCCGCGCCCGACCGGGTCCACACCCTCCTGCCCGGCCTGCTGCTTCTCAATGCGGTGGTCAAGGCCTACGGCGTGGAGACGGTCTCCGCCTCCTCCACCGGCGTGCGGGAAGGCTATCTCATGGACCGGGTCCTCGGGAGGTGA